The following DNA comes from Capsicum annuum cultivar UCD-10X-F1 chromosome 7, UCD10Xv1.1, whole genome shotgun sequence.
tctgtaatcaaaacaaaagctaaggtgAAATTGACGAAAACAaataccttgtatatagaaatttctatgttattgcCTTTTCTTTTATCTCCTTTCGGGATTTTcctcttgatcaatattttctccTCAAGTTTTCTACATAATATCTCATCGTTTAGgttttttatcaatctttttttagatatttgaattatctttagCTGAATTCCTGCATCCCCGTATCCACGCCTGGATCCATATCTTCGAATCTTACAATTGAGATCAGGAAGGATCCTGCCTCTAGATACGCATCCACATCGGACACCCGCACCCTAGTCTGAGAAACTTAGCAGAGGGGTTACCTATGTTGCTTGAACTCTTCAAACTTACCGCCagtgcgtgtcggatcctccaaaagtaatgcatttttggaggatctgacactGGCGTAGCAACATCTTTTAGAAGTCCGGAAGCAATACAGGTGATGACAAACTAGCAAAGGAAAGAAACACTTTGTCTCTATCCTTTTGCTGAAAGTAGACAAGGAGAGTGGAACATAGAAGTATTGGGTTCGAAATCGGTAGGCGTCATGTAAAAGCTTATAGTTACAAATCATAGCAACAATAAATCAGATGAAACAAAAACTCTACTACAAACCTTATTATTGAATATTGttcggtcaaacgacctacatattaaaaactaatattggaAAAAGATTAGAGCATCTTGtacccctgaactatgaccaaatttgctatgacacactccaacttcatggGGGCCATTACCCCCCCAAActaaattttaatgtatttttgtatcctttttagctgatgtgacaccttttgTTAGCCTTTATAGCTGAAGTGACACCTTTGATGTGGatcccattttatgtaataaaggtgccacatcagcacaaaagggtgacaaaaatacgctaaaattgagtttgggggaggtaataggacccctgtgaagttggagtgtgtcgtagcaactttgacaATAGTTCGAGGGTTATTGGTAGAGAGGAAGCGAGGAACTAGTAGCAGATAAACGATTGATTTTATCGATTCTCTATATTGGCTTTTATAGCTTGTGGATTACATACAAATCTGAGTAAATTTAGGTAACAAAGTGACCTACTAAAATACAATCCTAAACATACCAAAGCTgataagtacaaaaataaaataagagtccAAAACAAAACAAGAGTCTTAAAGATAAATCAGCTAGCCGTTATTACGCCCCCGCAAGTTGGCGTCGAGGTCTACTACGCCAACttggaaaaatatttattgaaaagtGTATGGGGAAGAGGCTTTGTTAGAAGATCAACAACTTGATCAAAAGCATGTAAATGTGCACCATCAATCTGTTTTCTCTCAACCTGCTCACGGACAAAGTGGAAGTCGATGGCCATATGCTTCATGCGGCTATGGAAGACAGGATTGGCACAAATATAAGTGGTGCTAATATTATCACACAGAACTGTTGGAATAGCAGTCAGAGGGAACTAAAGCTCCTCAAGAAGATAGGAGAGCCAGTTAGTTTCAGAAACAGTAGCAGTAACTGCCCGATATTCTGCCTCCGTTGTAGAATGAGAAACCAAACGTTGCTTCTTCGAAGACCATGAAATAGGAAAACGGTTAACATAGATAACATAACCTGTGGTGGAGGTACGATCTTGAACGTCTCCTGCCCATGTCTGAATCAGAGTACGCAAACATTCGACGATCACTCTCCTTAGCAATGGGTACACCAAATAAAATAGTTGAACGAAGATATCGGAGAAGTCGTTTAAGAGCAACCCAATGAGACATAAGCGGTTGAGGCTGACGCATAGCCTGTGACAACTTGCTGACAGCAAAAACAATGTTTGGACGAGTGAAACAAAGGTAATGAATCTTACCAACGATATAAGGAACCATCAACTAAATTATCATCAGGTGAGGGATCAAAAACAACATTAGATGTCTTAGGCATGGAAACACCTATGCAGTTATCCATAGATACTTTATGTGGGAGATCTATAGTGTATTTCTCTTGAGAAAGCAGGAGAGTACGAATCACCTTAACACCGAGAAAGTAATGAAAAGGCCCCAAGTCCTTCAGTGAAAATCTTGATAGTCAATTCTTCATTGGATACGGGGGATCCAACAGTGGCAAGTTCATAACAAAGAGACCAAACTTGATGGAGATAGTCTGCAATAGGGCGATAGTCTTTGGTATTGTGGGCTAAAc
Coding sequences within:
- the LOC124885677 gene encoding uncharacterized protein LOC124885677; its protein translation is MDNCIGVSMPKTSNVVFDPSPDDNLVDGSLYRCKLSQAMRQPQPLMSHWVALKRLLRYLRSTILFGVPIAKESDRRMFAYSDSDMGRRRSRSYLHHSTTYICANPVFHSRMKHMAIDFHFVREQVERKQIDGAHLHAFDQVVDLLTKPLPHTLFNKYFSKLA